Proteins found in one Triticum urartu cultivar G1812 chromosome 4, Tu2.1, whole genome shotgun sequence genomic segment:
- the LOC125551854 gene encoding protein ROLLING AND ERECT LEAF 2 yields MGSTRATSEDDKALVLCQERKRYVKEALDGRCAFAAAHFAYIQSLRHTGFALTKFVEPEVPTDSSLYTSTSATPEPPGMRHRSMNLSPSASHPASDSFSPAPSPLSSGRFHVNHMKAGRNPARTVEEKVPVPVTATLETSSSVPIQTVHDLDDSSTFEAPPGTPPWDYFGLFQPVESQLSFHDEKESGHDFENADDIRRLREKEGIPELEEELEKSHAHAGDVRLSQQEKTLDVRDGEQSTMSGREDDFADSEDDFENPSSEPLVRMFKNRNDTPVENIVTDQSPAHLAADKVVSENLVDKVALENIADKVALENIHSKTEEPKSDNKVLEPKSDNRVLDISMYETDETPVTSPVKEVVSSVAAHSINGKSKEPFRDVRNGVKDLSTSMKEVEILFVKASDSGKEVPRMLEADKVNFRPLLTEERARGLKAPGFFATLFACCREEVPVPQPPPQADVKHLTWHRSVSSHSSSSRNPLGAASKVDVDGLTGNIFSGVYMNSGSHASTLDRLYAWERKLCDEVKASSTICRQYDEKCRYLRNQESRGESHMSIDRTRAVVKDLYSRICVAIQRIDMISKNIEDLRDKELQPQLEELIGSLTRMWETMLECHRHQHEIIKLVSNSGGIKVLIRSESQFQATLLLQVELKSLFSNFQRWIVSHRSYLNSLQSWLLKCVKSLRTKKKSRKKKDTDFQITNFAVAPIFTICEQWIKLLDELPIEDLEGGIKGLLADINHCMPRQEKRRGGSRSTFAIPNGGLNDEMRGIHRNDAHTDLQSSLESFLGKLEFFSDVSVHKYGELKKKINTAKEKYEEANRLH; encoded by the exons ATGGGATCTACACGAGCAACGAGTGAAGATGACAAGGCTCTTGTCTTGTGCCAGGAAAGAAAACGTTATGTGAAAGAAGCACTTGATGGGAGATGTGCATTTGCAGCCGCTCACTTTGCGTATATTCAGTCGCTGAGGCACACAGGATTTGCTCTGACAAAATTTGTAGAACCTGAAGTGCCAACAGACTCTTCATTATACACGTCAACATCTGCAACACCAGAGCCTCCTGGCATGAGGCATAGATCGATGAACCTCTCCCCATCTGCATCACATCCGGCCAGTGACTCCTTCTCCCCAGCTCCGTCCCCGTTATCTTCCGGGCGTTTCCATGTCAATCATATGAAAGCCGGGAGGAACCCAGCGAGGACTGTTGAGGAAAAGGTGCCTGTTCCTGTAACAGCAACTCTGGAGACTTCATCCTCAGTTCCCATTCAAACTGTACATGATCTGGATGATAGTTCTACATTTGAAGCTCCTCCAGGGACACCACCATGGGACTACTTTGGCCTTTTTCAACCTGTTGAGAGCCAGTTGTCATTTCATGATGAGAAGGAATCTGGTCATGATTTTGAAAATGCTGATGATATTAGGCGCCTTCGGGAGAAGGAAGGAATTCCAGAGCTTGAGGAGGAATTGGAGAAGTCGCATGCTCATGCTGGTGATGTTAGGCTCTCGCAACAGGAGAAAACTCTAGATGTCAGAGATGGGGAGCAATCTACTATGAGTGGAAGGGAGGATGATTTTGCAGACTCAGAAGATGATTTTGAGAACCCATCTTCTGAACCTTTAGTGCGGATGTTCAAGAACCGCAATGATACACCTGTTGAAAATATTGTAACAGATCAGTCACCTGCACATCTTGCTGCAGATAAGGTTGTCTCAGAAAATTTGGTAGATAAGGTTGCCTTGGAAAATATTGCAGATAAGGTTGCCTTGGAAAATATTCATTCCAAAACGGAGGAGCCGAAAAGTGACAACAAGGTACTTGAGCCAAAAAGTGACAATAGGGTACTTGACATTAGCATGTATGAAACTGATGAAACCCCTGTGACGAGCCCTGTGAAAGAAGTGGTATCTTCGGTTGCCGCTCATTCTATAAACGGGAAATCGAAGGAACCTTTTCGTGATGTTAGAAATGGGGTAAAGGACCTGTCTACATCCATGAAAGAGGTTGAAATCTTATTTGTCAAGGCATCTGATTCTGGCAAAGAAGTCCCGAGGATGCTTGAAGCGGATAAAGTCAATTTCCGCCCTTTGCTAACCGAAGAAAGAG CACGTGGATTAAAGGCACCAGGCTTTTTTGCAACACTCTTTGCTTGCTGCAGGGAGGAAGTCCCTGTTCCTCAGC CTCCACCACAAGCCGACGTGAAGCATCTTACCTGGCATAGATCAGTGTCTTCGCACTCTTCGTCATCAAGGAATCCTCTTGGGGCAGCATCGAAAGTTGATGTCGATGGTCTCACTGGAAATATCTTTAGTGGTGTATACATGAATTCTGGCAGTCACGCTTCCACACTAGATAGATTGTATGCATGGGAGAGAAAGCTCTGTGATGAAGTCAAG GCTAGCAGTACAATTTGCAGGCAGTATGATGAAAAATGTAGGTACCTGAGAAACCAGGAATCAAGAGGAGAAAGCCACATGAGTATTGATAGAACCCGTGCTGTTGTGAAGGATTTGTACTCCAGAATTTGTGTGGCCATTCAGAGAATTGACATGATTTCCAAGAACATAGAGGATCTGAGGGACAAAGAGCTTCAACCGCAGCTTGAAGAATTAATTGGAAG CTTAACTCGCATGTGGGAAACAATGCTCGAGTGTCACCGGCATCAACATGAGATTATTAAGCTAGTATCCAACAGTGGCGGTATAAAGGTCTTAATTCGGTCGGAATCACAGTTCCAAGCAACTCTACTCCTTCAGGTTGAACTAAAGTCACTATTTTCAAACTTCCAGAGATGGATAGTATCCCATAGATCTTACTTGAATAGCCTACAGTCATGGTTACTGAAGTGTGTGAAATCACTAAGGACGAAGAAAAAATCTAGAAAGAAGAAGGATACtgattttcaaataacaaattttgCTGTTGCACCCATATTTACAATCTGTGAGCAGTGGATTAAGTTACTGGATGAGTTGCCAATCGAAGACTTGGAAGGTGGTATTAAAGGTCTCCTTGCAGATATAAACCATTGTATGCCTCGTCAAGAGAAGAGGCGTGGTGGTTCAAGGTCTACATTTGCAATACCTAATGGAGGGTTGAATGATGAAATGAGGGGAATCCATAGAAATGACGCTCATACGGATTTACAGTCGAGCCTGGAGAGCTTCCTAGGGAAGCTTGAATTCTTCTCAGATGTTTCAGTGCACAAATATGGCGAACTCAAGAAAAAAATTAATACGGCAAAGGAGAAATATGAGGAGGCAAATCGGTTGCACTAA